The Thalassococcus sp. S3 genome includes a window with the following:
- the crtC gene encoding carotenoid 1,2-hydratase — MSDDGARAISIIGFIGSVFSPWYRWSGRKCPQNHVCINVATYGRGGRFTMTDRGTSALRQTASRLEVGPSMMRWEGDRLIVDIDEVSSPPLISRIRGQVRVIPTAVTSVELPLKADQSHIWRPFAPVARIEVEIDRPGWNWRGHGYFDANFGTRALEEDFSYWTWGRFPTPDGAACFYDAERLDGSTLAAGFSFDEDGNASVIALPPKARMARSLWAVARETRADAGYRPRQVKPMLDAPFYTRAAVRTQLGGVETVGVHEALDLRRFRNPLLKPMLAVRVPRRRGWTFAPG; from the coding sequence ATAAGCGACGACGGGGCGCGCGCGATCTCGATTATCGGGTTCATCGGGTCGGTCTTTTCACCCTGGTATCGCTGGTCGGGACGGAAATGCCCGCAGAACCACGTCTGCATCAACGTGGCCACCTATGGACGCGGCGGGCGGTTTACCATGACCGACCGGGGGACCTCGGCCTTACGTCAGACCGCCTCCCGGCTGGAGGTCGGCCCGTCGATGATGCGCTGGGAGGGCGACCGTCTGATCGTGGATATCGATGAGGTCTCCTCTCCACCGCTGATCAGCCGGATCCGCGGGCAGGTCCGGGTAATCCCAACCGCCGTGACCTCCGTTGAATTGCCACTCAAGGCAGATCAGAGCCACATATGGCGCCCTTTCGCGCCGGTTGCACGCATTGAAGTCGAGATCGACCGCCCAGGCTGGAACTGGCGGGGGCACGGCTATTTTGATGCCAATTTCGGCACACGAGCGCTGGAGGAGGATTTCTCCTACTGGACATGGGGGCGCTTTCCGACGCCGGACGGTGCGGCCTGTTTTTATGACGCGGAACGGTTGGATGGCAGCACGCTGGCAGCGGGATTTTCCTTTGATGAGGACGGCAATGCCAGCGTGATTGCCCTGCCGCCCAAAGCACGGATGGCCCGCAGCCTGTGGGCGGTGGCGCGGGAGACGCGGGCAGATGCCGGCTATCGTCCGCGGCAGGTCAAGCCGATGCTCGATGCGCCCTTTTACACCCGTGCAGCGGTGCGCACACAGCTTGGCGGAGTGGAGACGGTGGGCGTGCACGAGGCGCTCGATCTGCGCCGCTTCCGCAACCCGCTTCTGAAACCGATGCTGGCGGTGCGTGTGCCAAGACGGCGAGGCTGGACATTCGCACCAGGCTGA
- the crtB gene encoding 15-cis-phytoene synthase, which produces MIAPADMEACREAIRHGSLSFYAASKLLPARVRDPALALYAFCRLADDAVDLQVQKAEAVLRLRDRLDLVYAGRPRDAAADRAFAAVVEHFEMPRALPDALLEGLAWDAEERRYATLSDLHGYSARVASAVGVMMCVLMGVRDRNALARACDLGVAMQLTNIARDVGEDAMEGRLYLPTDWLQEIGLEPQAFLADPRPTKAVRALVKRLVMQSNRLYYRSEAGIGALPVTARPGIFAARLIYAGIGGQLTAMGYDSLSARARTSKLQKIGWLGQSMLRTGVTLVMPRSAVVYAEPLPEVAFLVDAAGAAERASRSDALIDVLNTLERRSRAQRAALISDGAQLS; this is translated from the coding sequence ATGATCGCGCCGGCGGATATGGAGGCATGCCGGGAGGCGATCCGCCACGGGTCGCTGTCATTTTACGCAGCGTCGAAGTTGCTGCCGGCAAGGGTGAGGGACCCGGCGCTGGCGCTTTATGCGTTTTGCCGGTTGGCGGACGATGCGGTGGATCTGCAGGTGCAGAAGGCCGAAGCGGTGCTGCGTCTGCGCGACCGGCTGGATCTGGTCTATGCCGGACGGCCGCGGGATGCGGCAGCGGACCGGGCCTTTGCCGCGGTGGTCGAGCACTTCGAGATGCCCCGCGCCTTGCCGGATGCCCTGCTGGAGGGGCTGGCCTGGGATGCGGAAGAGAGACGCTATGCAACGCTTTCGGATCTGCATGGTTATTCAGCACGCGTGGCCTCCGCCGTGGGCGTGATGATGTGCGTTCTGATGGGTGTGAGGGACCGGAACGCGCTGGCGCGGGCCTGTGATCTGGGCGTGGCGATGCAGCTTACCAACATCGCCCGCGACGTGGGCGAGGACGCGATGGAGGGGCGGCTTTACCTGCCGACGGACTGGCTGCAAGAGATCGGGCTGGAACCGCAGGCGTTTCTTGCCGATCCGCGCCCGACCAAGGCGGTGCGCGCGCTGGTCAAGCGGCTCGTGATGCAGTCCAACAGGCTCTACTACAGGTCGGAGGCGGGGATTGGTGCGTTGCCGGTGACGGCAAGGCCGGGGATCTTTGCGGCAAGATTGATCTACGCCGGGATCGGAGGACAGCTCACCGCGATGGGCTATGACAGTCTGAGTGCGCGGGCACGGACGTCGAAGCTGCAGAAGATCGGGTGGCTGGGGCAATCGATGCTGCGAACTGGAGTGACATTGGTCATGCCACGCTCGGCCGTGGTCTATGCGGAGCCCTTGCCGGAGGTGGCGTTCCTGGTTGATGCGGCGGGTGCGGCGGAACGGGCGAGCCGCAGCGATGCGCTCATTGACGTGCTGAATACGCTGGAGCGGCGCAGCCGGGCGCAACGCGCGGCCTTGATCAGCGACGGGGCGCAGTTAAGCTAG
- the crtA gene encoding spheroidene monooxygenase: protein MQTVSLSFFRFGAPLARAWALGMMGAARFSLPRVPDIGFWKLCGSGTGEGFTPVPNTGVYAILATWPDLATARARVSDTRIWNRYRHRAEEDWTVFLTPTSARGEWSGVAPFEVSEDEPKGPLAALTRATVKPRVAWKFWGQVPDISAVIGADPNVIFKIGIGEVPLLHQVTFSIWPGARQMADFARDPAGPHARAIQAVREEGWFREELYARFAVTGDMGTWGGKSPLRHLERPQ from the coding sequence ATGCAAACCGTCTCGCTCAGCTTCTTCCGCTTTGGCGCGCCGCTGGCGCGGGCCTGGGCGCTTGGAATGATGGGCGCGGCCCGCTTTTCGCTGCCCCGCGTGCCCGATATCGGCTTCTGGAAACTCTGCGGATCGGGCACCGGCGAAGGCTTCACACCCGTGCCAAACACGGGCGTTTATGCGATTCTGGCCACCTGGCCAGACCTCGCGACAGCCCGCGCCCGGGTCTCCGACACCCGCATCTGGAACCGCTACCGCCACCGGGCGGAGGAAGACTGGACCGTCTTCCTCACCCCCACCTCCGCACGCGGGGAATGGTCCGGTGTCGCGCCCTTCGAGGTGAGCGAAGACGAGCCGAAAGGCCCCCTCGCCGCCCTCACCCGCGCCACGGTCAAACCCCGGGTTGCATGGAAGTTCTGGGGGCAGGTCCCCGACATTTCCGCGGTAATCGGAGCCGATCCCAACGTGATTTTCAAGATCGGGATCGGAGAGGTCCCTCTCCTGCATCAAGTCACCTTCTCCATCTGGCCCGGCGCCCGGCAGATGGCCGATTTCGCCCGTGATCCTGCCGGACCCCATGCCCGTGCCATCCAGGCCGTGCGAGAAGAAGGCTGGTTCCGGGAAGAGCTTTACGCCCGCTTCGCCGTGACCGGCGACATGGGCACATGGGGCGGAAAAAGCCCGCTTAGACATTTGGAAAGACCTCAATGA
- a CDS encoding TspO/MBR family protein, producing MDWLYFCIFFAACLGAGVTGGLFPPGEWYRQLTKPVWTPPDWVFPVTWMVLYVCIALAATRVASLPDNGLALAFWSLQIAFNGLWTPVFFGLRKIRLGMAVVAALWLAVLSGMIALWQVDWVAGALFVPYLIWVTIASALNAAVWRLNPGEAQAA from the coding sequence ATGGACTGGCTCTACTTCTGCATCTTTTTCGCGGCCTGCCTTGGCGCAGGGGTCACGGGCGGGTTGTTTCCCCCGGGGGAGTGGTATCGCCAGCTGACCAAGCCTGTCTGGACACCCCCCGATTGGGTGTTTCCGGTGACCTGGATGGTGCTTTACGTCTGCATTGCGCTGGCGGCGACCCGCGTGGCCAGCCTGCCGGACAACGGGCTGGCCTTGGCCTTCTGGTCGCTACAGATCGCGTTCAACGGGCTATGGACGCCAGTATTTTTCGGTCTGAGGAAGATCCGGCTTGGCATGGCGGTTGTGGCGGCGCTCTGGCTCGCGGTGCTGAGTGGGATGATCGCGCTCTGGCAGGTGGATTGGGTCGCGGGCGCGCTGTTCGTGCCGTATCTGATTTGGGTGACGATCGCCTCAGCGCTGAATGCAGCGGTTTGGAGGCTGAATCCGGGCGAGGCGCAAGCGGCGTGA
- a CDS encoding phytoene desaturase encodes MMTRVDPISPPQTGSVPDARPHAIVVGAGLGGLAAAMRLGAKGYRVTVIDKLDVPGGRGSCIRQDGHRFDLGPTIVTVPQLYRELWAACGRDFDQDVTLKSLDPFYEIRWPDGTKFVAQHDSEKMREEVAKISPEDVKGFDRFLRDSEARYWFGFEDLGRRPMNELWELIKVLPRFAMLRADRSVYAHAARRFRDDKLRMAFSFHPLFIGGDPLHVTSMYILVSYLEKQFGVHYAMGGLAGMAQAMGRVIEDQGGSLLMQTEVDRVLIRQGRAAGVRLASGLEMGADVVVSNADAGHTYDQLMKDAPKRRWTPGRLKRTRWSMSLFVWYFGTKGTRGKWQDVGHHTILNGPRYQGLLKDIFMKGKLAEDFSLYVHRPSVTDPSVAPEGDDTFYVLSPVPHLGHDNGVDWSEEAERYKARVLKVLEEQMTPGLGEAISTEVVFTPETFRDRYLSPFGAAFSIEPRILQSAWFRPHNVSEEVPGLYLVGAGTHPGAGVPGVISTAEVLGKLVPDAVRA; translated from the coding sequence ATCATGACTCGCGTTGATCCGATCTCCCCGCCTCAGACCGGTTCCGTGCCGGATGCCCGTCCACATGCCATTGTCGTTGGCGCCGGTCTGGGTGGCCTTGCCGCCGCGATGCGGCTGGGGGCCAAGGGATATCGGGTGACGGTGATCGACAAGCTGGACGTGCCGGGCGGGCGGGGGAGCTGCATCCGCCAGGACGGCCACCGCTTCGATCTGGGGCCGACCATCGTGACGGTGCCGCAGCTTTACCGGGAGCTTTGGGCGGCCTGCGGACGGGATTTCGATCAGGATGTGACGCTGAAATCGCTCGATCCCTTCTATGAGATTCGCTGGCCGGATGGGACAAAGTTCGTGGCCCAGCACGACAGCGAAAAGATGCGCGAAGAGGTCGCTAAGATTAGCCCGGAGGATGTGAAAGGGTTTGATCGCTTCCTCAGGGACAGCGAGGCGCGGTATTGGTTCGGGTTCGAGGATTTGGGCCGGCGCCCGATGAACGAGCTTTGGGAGCTGATCAAGGTGCTGCCCCGCTTTGCGATGCTGAGGGCGGACCGATCGGTTTATGCCCATGCTGCAAGGCGGTTCAGGGATGACAAGTTGAGGATGGCGTTTAGCTTCCATCCTCTCTTTATCGGGGGCGATCCGCTGCATGTGACGTCGATGTATATCCTTGTCAGCTATCTCGAAAAGCAGTTCGGTGTGCATTACGCGATGGGCGGGCTTGCGGGGATGGCGCAGGCGATGGGCCGGGTGATCGAGGATCAGGGCGGATCGCTTTTGATGCAGACGGAGGTGGACCGGGTGTTGATCCGGCAGGGCCGAGCGGCGGGCGTGAGGCTGGCGAGCGGGCTGGAGATGGGCGCGGATGTGGTCGTGTCGAACGCGGATGCGGGGCATACTTATGACCAGCTGATGAAGGATGCACCCAAGAGGCGCTGGACGCCCGGGAGGCTGAAGCGCACGAGGTGGTCGATGAGCCTGTTTGTCTGGTATTTCGGGACCAAGGGGACCCGAGGCAAATGGCAGGATGTGGGTCATCACACGATCCTGAACGGGCCAAGATATCAGGGTCTGCTCAAGGATATTTTCATGAAAGGCAAGCTGGCGGAGGATTTCAGCCTTTATGTGCATCGCCCGTCGGTGACGGATCCGAGCGTGGCGCCGGAGGGGGACGATACGTTCTATGTTCTCAGCCCGGTGCCGCATCTGGGGCATGACAATGGTGTGGACTGGAGTGAGGAGGCCGAACGCTACAAGGCCCGCGTGCTGAAGGTGCTGGAAGAGCAGATGACGCCGGGGCTGGGAGAGGCGATCAGCACGGAGGTCGTGTTCACGCCGGAGACGTTCAGAGACAGGTATCTCAGCCCGTTCGGAGCCGCGTTCTCCATCGAGCCGCGCATTCTGCAAAGCGCGTGGTTCCGGCCGCATAACGTGAGCGAGGAGGTGCCGGGGCTTTATCTGGTGGGCGCGGGCACGCATCCGGGTGCCGGGGTGCCGGGCGTGATCTCGACGGCGGAAGTGCTGGGCAAGCTGGTGCCCGACGCGGTGCGGGCATGA
- a CDS encoding ParB N-terminal domain-containing protein: MSKRRIFDIDFDISSEDSPQGLDEGQAEPRRGPMATAISENAEALTERATAEAAIRAENDRLAHEYVALKRDGLIQGRIPIDRIKAEKLTRDRSTTRDPELDELIASIRAVGLSNPIHVEETETGYELIQGFRRLSAYRALHAETGATAYATIPATLQAKGAARDQLYRRMVDENLVRKDISFAEMAQLAMSYAKETATVIGEVPDAVDLLFASTGRQKRSYIRHFCHLIRILGPALKYPEVIPRATGLALLKRLDSDPRLAGQIKSVLQSRPDRDEAGELAVLRAAAEAPRGAAKTPARPQPKSTAKTTIKLNRPEGVAKCTAANGRFELQLDQDFSAIDRRRLEAAVRSFLDQLKG; this comes from the coding sequence ATGAGCAAGCGCCGCATCTTCGACATCGATTTCGACATCTCATCCGAGGACAGCCCGCAAGGGCTGGACGAGGGCCAGGCAGAACCGCGCCGCGGCCCCATGGCCACCGCCATCTCCGAAAACGCCGAGGCCCTCACCGAACGCGCCACAGCCGAGGCCGCGATCCGCGCCGAAAACGACCGCCTCGCCCATGAATATGTGGCTCTGAAAAGGGACGGTCTGATCCAGGGCCGCATCCCTATCGACCGCATCAAGGCCGAGAAACTGACCCGTGACCGCTCCACCACGCGCGACCCGGAGCTTGACGAACTCATCGCTTCCATCCGGGCTGTGGGCCTGTCCAACCCCATCCATGTGGAAGAGACAGAAACCGGCTATGAGCTGATCCAGGGCTTCCGCCGCCTCAGCGCCTACCGTGCGCTGCATGCTGAAACAGGCGCCACCGCCTATGCCACCATCCCCGCCACGCTCCAGGCCAAGGGCGCGGCCCGTGATCAGCTCTACCGCCGCATGGTCGACGAAAACCTCGTGCGCAAGGACATCTCCTTTGCCGAGATGGCCCAGCTCGCCATGTCCTATGCCAAGGAAACAGCCACCGTGATCGGTGAGGTGCCCGATGCCGTCGACCTTCTTTTTGCCTCCACTGGCCGTCAGAAACGCAGCTATATCCGTCATTTCTGTCACCTGATCCGCATCCTCGGCCCCGCGCTGAAATACCCCGAGGTGATCCCCCGCGCGACCGGTCTGGCCCTTCTCAAGCGCCTCGATTCCGACCCGCGCCTCGCCGGTCAGATCAAGTCTGTCCTGCAAAGCCGTCCCGACCGGGACGAGGCCGGCGAACTGGCCGTTCTGCGCGCCGCGGCAGAGGCGCCCCGCGGGGCGGCCAAGACCCCAGCCCGCCCGCAGCCCAAAAGCACCGCGAAAACCACGATCAAGCTCAACCGCCCCGAAGGTGTGGCCAAGTGCACCGCCGCCAATGGCCGGTTCGAACTGCAACTGGATCAGGATTTCAGCGCCATCGACCGGCGGCGGCTCGAAGCGGCAGTGCGGTCCTTCCTCGATCAGCTCAAGGGCTGA
- the bchO gene encoding alpha/beta fold hydrolase BchO, translating to MRWPPPADWPLLEHSRQILCRPHRWHVQEMGQGETLLLLHGTGCSVHSFRGLAPILAQSHRVISLDLPGQGLTQLGARHRSGLHATTEDIANLCAQEGWQPAAIIGHSAGGAVALNLTHRLVSPRGQAPRVIGINPALENFKGMASVMFPAMAKMLALTPFTAEMVSRTSDSPERVAALIRSTGSDLDPIGLQLYRRLIRDRDHVDGTLLMMASWSLNHLRQELPKLAMPALFLTGARDRTVPPASPARAAARMPDCRTVTLPDLGHLAHEEAPDRVAALIQGFLADQPLS from the coding sequence ATGCGCTGGCCCCCGCCCGCCGATTGGCCCCTCCTTGAGCATTCCCGGCAGATCCTCTGCCGCCCCCATCGCTGGCATGTGCAGGAGATGGGACAAGGCGAAACGCTGCTTCTGCTGCACGGAACGGGGTGCAGCGTGCATTCGTTTCGTGGATTGGCGCCAATCCTCGCGCAGAGCCATCGCGTTATATCGCTGGACCTGCCCGGACAGGGCCTGACCCAACTGGGCGCAAGACACCGCAGCGGGCTGCATGCCACGACCGAGGACATCGCAAATCTCTGCGCGCAGGAAGGCTGGCAGCCGGCGGCAATCATCGGACACTCGGCAGGGGGTGCTGTGGCGCTGAACCTCACGCACCGGCTGGTGTCCCCGCGGGGACAGGCGCCGCGCGTTATTGGCATCAACCCTGCCTTGGAGAATTTCAAAGGTATGGCGAGCGTTATGTTCCCGGCGATGGCAAAGATGCTCGCGCTGACGCCGTTCACGGCAGAGATGGTGTCCCGCACATCGGACAGCCCGGAGCGCGTCGCGGCTCTGATCCGTTCTACAGGGTCTGATTTAGACCCTATTGGCCTCCAGCTTTATCGTCGGTTGATCAGAGATCGCGACCATGTCGATGGCACGCTTTTGATGATGGCCAGTTGGTCTCTCAATCATCTGAGGCAGGAGTTGCCTAAGCTGGCCATGCCAGCCCTCTTTCTGACAGGCGCGCGGGACCGCACAGTGCCGCCGGCAAGCCCGGCCCGCGCTGCCGCGCGGATGCCGGATTGCCGGACGGTGACGCTGCCGGATCTGGGCCACCTCGCACATGAAGAGGCACCGGATCGCGTTGCGGCTCTGATACAGGGGTTTTTGGCCGATCAGCCCTTGAGCTGA
- a CDS encoding magnesium chelatase subunit D → MSAPARDAARKGEGAALIWTALACLAQDPGGLGGMVIRARTGPARDALLSALPRLPLPIRKIHPTISDDQLFGGINISATLAASQVIENDGLFSHPRIILATMAERIPTDLAAKLAQHLDAAIGSALILLDEGAEPDERAPKALTDRLAFHVDLDGLRIADMTVPAGTPPPVPAGTDVKIPYKSPEILVSLAARFGIDSLRAPLLALSCARAHAAMNGRTKVTDDDLTTAATLVYPSRATRIPEDAAEDLPAPLQDQSVPDDAGNDGTTGEAIPAEMMVEAVKALLPPGLLDGLVPAGTGRRSGGSGAGQKRKGNRRGRPLPSRSGRLDGRARIDLVATLRAAAPWQPLRRRTQPDAPGLLIRSSDIRLRRFEETSDRLLIFTVDASGSAAVSRLGEAKGAVELLLGEAYARRDHVALIAFRGEEADLLLPPTRSLVQTKRRLAALPGGGGTPLAAGLKAAAELSLLSRSKGLTPTVVLMTDGRANIALDGTPDRQRAAQDSETLATALRLQSVPGLMIDMSNRPQPALKSLAATLGAPYLPLPRADAARVSAAVTGALSEA, encoded by the coding sequence GTGAGCGCCCCCGCCCGCGACGCCGCCCGCAAGGGCGAAGGAGCGGCCCTGATCTGGACCGCTTTGGCGTGTCTCGCACAAGACCCCGGCGGCCTCGGCGGCATGGTCATCCGCGCCCGCACCGGCCCGGCCCGCGATGCGCTCCTCTCCGCCCTGCCCCGCCTGCCCTTGCCCATCCGCAAGATCCACCCCACGATCAGCGACGACCAGCTTTTCGGCGGCATCAACATCTCCGCTACGCTCGCAGCCTCTCAAGTGATTGAAAATGATGGACTTTTCAGCCATCCCCGCATCATCTTGGCCACCATGGCCGAACGGATCCCCACCGATCTCGCCGCCAAACTCGCCCAACATCTCGACGCCGCAATCGGCAGCGCCCTGATCCTCCTCGACGAAGGCGCCGAACCCGATGAGCGTGCCCCCAAAGCCCTGACGGATCGTCTCGCCTTCCATGTGGATCTCGACGGTCTGCGCATCGCCGACATGACTGTCCCCGCGGGGACACCCCCACCTGTCCCCGCGGGGACAGATGTCAAAATCCCGTACAAGTCCCCCGAAATCCTAGTCTCTCTTGCGGCCCGTTTCGGAATCGACAGCCTCCGCGCACCGCTTCTCGCCCTCTCCTGCGCCCGCGCGCACGCCGCTATGAATGGCAGGACAAAGGTCACCGATGATGACCTCACCACAGCAGCCACCTTGGTCTACCCCTCCCGCGCCACCCGCATTCCCGAAGATGCAGCAGAGGACCTCCCTGCCCCGCTGCAGGATCAATCCGTGCCCGACGATGCGGGCAACGACGGCACAACAGGCGAAGCGATCCCCGCCGAGATGATGGTCGAAGCGGTCAAGGCGCTCTTGCCGCCGGGCCTTCTGGACGGGCTTGTCCCCGCGGGGACAGGGCGGCGATCGGGCGGCTCGGGCGCCGGACAAAAGCGCAAAGGCAACCGGCGTGGACGCCCCCTGCCCTCGCGCTCCGGACGGCTCGATGGACGCGCGCGGATCGACCTCGTGGCCACCCTGCGCGCCGCCGCCCCCTGGCAACCTCTCCGCCGTCGTACGCAACCCGACGCGCCCGGTCTGCTCATCCGCTCCAGCGACATCCGGCTGCGCCGGTTCGAGGAGACCTCCGACCGTCTGCTGATTTTCACCGTTGACGCCTCCGGCTCCGCCGCCGTGTCGCGTTTGGGTGAGGCCAAAGGCGCCGTCGAACTCCTACTCGGCGAAGCCTATGCACGCCGCGACCACGTCGCCCTGATCGCGTTCCGGGGTGAGGAGGCAGACCTCCTCCTTCCCCCGACCCGCAGCCTCGTGCAAACCAAACGCCGTCTGGCCGCCCTGCCTGGCGGCGGCGGCACACCCCTGGCCGCGGGCCTCAAGGCCGCCGCCGAATTGTCCCTGCTTAGCCGCTCGAAGGGCCTGACCCCCACGGTAGTGCTGATGACGGACGGGCGCGCGAATATCGCGCTGGACGGCACGCCCGACCGACAGCGCGCGGCGCAGGACAGCGAAACGCTGGCCACCGCCCTGCGCCTGCAATCCGTTCCCGGGCTGATGATCGACATGTCGAACCGGCCCCAACCCGCGCTCAAAAGCCTCGCAGCCACCCTGGGCGCGCCCTATCTGCCGCTGCCGCGCGCAGATGCGGCCCGGGTCTCTGCCGCCGTCACCGGCGCGCTGAGCGAGGCGTGA
- the bchI gene encoding magnesium chelatase ATPase subunit I has product MTAPFPFSAIVGQTDMKRAMVLTAIDPGIGGVLVFGDRGTGKSTAVRALAALLPPIEQVEGCPVNSARVEDCPDWAEIGSKQVVSRPTPVIDLPLGATEDRVVGALDIERALTRGEKAFEPGLLARANRGYLYIDEVNLLEDHIVDLLLDVAQSGENVVEREGLSIRHPARFVLVGSGNPEEGELRPQLLDRFGLSVEVRSPTDIGQRIEVIRRRDSYENTRDAFLTRWQAEDAKTRDRILAARQALTEVRTPKTILRDCAELCVALGSDGLRGELTLLRTARALAAWEGRKTVTRKHLRSVAPMALSHRLRRDPLDEAGSGTRVTRTVESVLG; this is encoded by the coding sequence ATGACCGCGCCCTTCCCCTTTTCGGCCATCGTCGGCCAAACCGATATGAAACGCGCCATGGTGCTCACCGCCATCGACCCCGGCATCGGCGGCGTGCTGGTCTTCGGCGACCGCGGCACAGGCAAATCCACCGCCGTCCGCGCCCTCGCCGCGCTCCTGCCCCCCATCGAACAGGTCGAAGGCTGCCCAGTGAACTCCGCCCGCGTCGAAGATTGCCCCGATTGGGCCGAAATAGGCTCTAAACAGGTGGTTTCACGCCCCACCCCGGTCATAGACCTGCCTCTGGGCGCCACCGAGGACCGCGTCGTTGGCGCCCTCGATATCGAACGCGCCCTCACCCGGGGCGAGAAGGCGTTCGAACCGGGCCTCCTGGCCCGCGCCAATCGCGGCTATCTCTATATCGACGAGGTCAACCTGCTTGAGGATCACATCGTCGACCTCCTCCTCGACGTGGCCCAATCCGGCGAGAATGTGGTGGAGCGCGAAGGCCTCTCCATCCGCCACCCCGCCCGCTTCGTACTCGTCGGCTCCGGCAATCCCGAAGAGGGCGAACTGCGCCCTCAATTGCTGGACCGGTTCGGCCTCTCCGTCGAGGTCCGCTCGCCTACCGATATCGGCCAGCGCATAGAGGTGATCCGCCGCCGCGACAGCTACGAGAACACCCGCGACGCCTTCCTGACCCGCTGGCAGGCCGAAGACGCCAAGACCCGCGACCGCATCCTCGCCGCCCGTCAGGCCCTGACAGAGGTCAGAACCCCAAAAACCATCCTCCGCGACTGCGCCGAGCTTTGCGTCGCCCTCGGCTCCGACGGCCTACGCGGCGAGCTCACGCTCCTGCGCACCGCCCGCGCGCTGGCCGCTTGGGAGGGTCGCAAAACCGTCACCCGCAAACATCTACGCAGCGTGGCCCCCATGGCCCTCTCCCACCGCCTCCGCCGCGACCCCCTCGACGAAGCAGGCTCGGGCACCCGCGTCACCCGCACCGTCGAAAGCGTTCTGGGGTGA